In the Haloactinospora alba genome, CTTGGAGATGAGGTCTCCCGCCCCTGTGTGGGGGTAAGGCCGCCCAGAGATGATGGGGTTGATAGGCCGGAGGTGGAAGCTCTGTGAGGGGTGGAGCTGACCGGTACTAATGGGCCGAGGGCTTGTCCACCATGGATACATGGTTGTTCGCGCACACTATTTCACGGATTGCTGCTGCCTGTGGGTGGTGGTTGGTCCCTCATGAGTGTCCCCCCACGCGCGCGTGTGCGTGTGTGGGTGTGGGTTACGGCGGTGAGAGCGGAAGGGAAACACCCGGTGCCATTCCGAACCCGGTCGTTAAGCTTTCTTGCGCCGATGGTACTGCCCCTATGGTGCGGGGTGGGAGAGTAGGTCACCGCCGGACATTCGTTGTGATGGGGTGGGTGGAAACAGACTATGGGTTTGTTTCCACCCACCCCATTTTTATGTCTCGGTACTCCTCATATCAGCACCATGGTTCCAACCGTCGTTTCCTGCTTCCGGTTGCGTGTGTTTCGCCACTGACACCCGGGTCAGAACAGTCGCGGCGAGAACGAACACGGCCGCCAGAACGCTCAGATAGCGAGCTCCCACCACGTTCGTACCGAGCCCGAACGCTCCCACGACCCCAGACAGGGAAACCGCGAAGTACAGGGCCGCCTGGTAGAGCGACGTGACGACGGCCCGTTCCCCCGGAGCCAGCGCGATGATCATGTGCTGCTGCGGAGTCGTCACCGAGAACGAGAAAACTCCGCAAAGCACCACGGCGACCAGTGCCGTGGCGAACGTTTCGCGCAGAACCGGAACCCCGAGGAGCACAGCGGCAAGCGCCACGGTCCCGACCGTGATGACCCGCATCGGCCCGACCCGGTCGGCCAGGTAGCCCGCCATGAGGTTCCCCGCGGTTCCCGCCGTGCCGAAAACGAGAAGCAGCACGGCCAACCGCCCCCCGTGGTCCCCGGTGGCAGGTTGGTAGACAGCGCTGATGTAGGTGTAGGGAACGTAGATCCCGGTGAACACCACCACCGTCGTCGCCAACACGGCCAGCACACGCCGGTCCGACAACGGGACGAACCTCCGCCGTAGCGCCGTGGCACCACCACTGTGCAGCTTCGGTATCCGCCAGAGGATGAGCGGCGCCACGAGAACGGCCATGGCGGTGACGAACCACATCGTCGCCCGCCAGTCCAGTACCGACCCCAGGGCGGTTCCCAACGGGGCTCCCAGGATGAGGGAGGACGTCAACCCCAGCATGACGATCGAGAGAGCCCGGCCGCGTTGGTGCTCCCCCGCGAGCATGGAGGCCGTGGCACTCGCGTTCGCTGTGTACAGGGCGGCCCCGCCGGCCGCGACCACCCGGGACCCCAACACCAGGCCGTAGCTGGGAGCCAGAGCTGTTACGGCGTTACCCACGGCGAACACAACCAGGGCGGTGGTGAGGACCCGCCGGCGGGACCAGCTTCCGGTGAGGGCCGCCAGAACCGGAGCGAGCGCCGCGTAGGAGAGGGAGAACACGGTAACCAGCTGCCCCGCCTGACCGGTGCTGATGTCGAACGACGCCGAGATCCCGGGAAGGACACCGGCGATCACGAAGGCGTCCGTGCCCATGATGAACGTTCCGGCGGCCAACAGCCCCACCTGTGCTCCCCAACGCTGCCTCACCCCGGGGCTCGGAGCCGTAGCGGTCACTTCACTACTCACAACTCACCACCTTATTACGACAGCTTTCGTAATTTACGACGATAATCGTAATATAGGTCCGATGGGTAACGTGAGACACGACAGTGCGTCCCATCGGGGAGGGGTGGACCGAGTTGGCGGAGACCTGGCTCCCGGAGCCCGACCTGGACACCCTGGACGTCCGGGTGATCCTGCAGGCGCTGGTGGACCCGGTCCGGCTACGGATCGTGCGGGAGCTGGACGTTCACGGCGAGTCCACCTGCACCGCCCTGGACGTGCCGGTCAAGGTGTCCACGGTCTCCCACCACATGGGCATCCTGCGGGAGAGCGGCCTCGTGTCCACCCGGCTGGTGGGTACGGCCAAACCGAGCCGGCTGCGGAGGGCGGACCTCGAACGCCGTTTCCCGGGCCTGTTGGACGCCGTCCTCAACGCTCCTCCCCCGTCCGAACCGGCCTCCGCTGAGGGGTCCGCCGACCAGAGCGCACCGGCATAGGGCCGCAACCGACGAGAGGACCCGACCTGTTGGCCCGCTCGCAGGAACGCTGGCTCCGGCAATCCAGCGGGTCCAGGGCCGGGGGCGTTGGGAACAGTTGCCACTCCTCAGTAGTGGCGTATGCCACACTCGTTCCTGTCACAACCCGCCGAACGGTGGTGTCAGAAGAGGTGTAAGCACCGACAATGACACAGGAGCGCACCATGGATGCTCGCTTGAACCCGTTCGGCAACCCGGTCATGTCCACGTTCCTGAGGCATGCCGCGTCGGCGGGCGGGGCGATCTCGGAGTCGACGCTGCCGGCCGCGACGCAGGAGCTGGTGAAGCTCCGCGCCAGCCAGATCAACGGCTGCGGTTTCTGCACCGACATGCACACCAAAGAGGCCGCGCACGCTGGGGAGACCGCTACGCGCCTCAACCTTGTCGCGGCGTGGCGGGAGGCCACGGTGTTCACCGACGCCGAGCGCGCTGCTCTGGAGCTGGCGGAGCAGGGCACCCGCATCGCCGACGCGGCCGGTGGTGTCACGAACGAGGCCTGGACGAACGCGACCAAGTTCTACGACGAGAACCAGATCGCCGCCCTGGTGTCTCTCATCGCCCTCATCAACGCCTTCAACCGCGTGAACGTCATCGTCCGACAGCCCGGCGGCGACTACCAGCCCGGCCAGTTCGGGTAATGAGAAGCGCCATGGCCGTGGCGCCCACCCGCCCCGCGCGGTCCGACCGCTCACGACTGTGGACAGGCCCCCTCTCGGGCACTGCTCCGGCCCGCGTACCCGTGACGGGAACGTCCGCGCGGGGGTTTCCCGTGCTGGCGGCGTTACCAATGTCCAAGGCCCCACGCCCTCACCGGAAGTCCGCCAAACGAGCTCCGCCCGTTGCGCGACCCTACCGACGACCCCGAGAGTGGACCTCGAACCCGGGTACGGATACGGGCTGTTGCCAGTGTCAGGATGAGGTGTCGTGGCCCTGCGGAGGGCCGGAACGGGGCCAGAGTGCGAGTTCTTCTTCTCACCCACGGCACGCGTGGTGATGTCCAGCCCTTCGTCGCGCTGGCGAAGGGCCTGCTCGCCGCGGGGCACGAGCCGCGGTTAGGGGCGCCCGCGGCGCTGGGCCCCTTCGTCGAGCGGTGCGGCGTGCGCTTCATGCCGCTGGATGACGGCCCGAACAGGATGCTGGACGATCCCGAACGCCTCGAACCGCTACTCGATAGCAAGAGCGGCCACAGCCGCGTGCGGCAGACCGTGATGATGCTGCGCATGATGCGCGAGGTCAGACCGGCCATGGCCCGCGTACTGACCGACATGGCCTCCGCGGCCGAGGGCGGTGCCGATCTCGTGGTGCACCAGGCTGGTATTCCGGGCCATCATATCGCCGAATACCTGGGTGTGCCCGCGGTACCGGTCGGGCTGCAGCCGGTCTGGGTGCCCACGCGCGCGTTTCCGAACCCGGTGCTGCCGGTGCGTGTTCCGGCGGTGTGCAACCGCGCGACCTACTGGCTCAGCACCCTCGCGTCGCGTTCGTTCGCCGGTGTCGTCGATACCTGGCGGCGCGACACTCTGGGACTGCCCCGACGCCGGTACCGCCACAACCCCTTGCGGCGCCCGGACGGCACGCCGGCAACGCTGCTGCAGGCTTTCAGCCGGCACGTCGTTCCACCACCGGCCGACTACCCCGAGTGGGTGCACACCACGGGGTTCTGGTTCCTGGACAGCGGCGAGGACTGGGCACCGCCCCGCGAGCTCACCGAGTTCCTCGCGGCCGGGCAGCCGCCTGTCTTCGTCGGGTTCGGCAGCATGCCCAACACCGATCCCGACCGGGTCGGAGAGCTCATCGTCCGGGCTGTGCGGCGCGCCGGACTACGCGCGGTGCTCGCCTCCGGCGGTGGTGGCCTGCGGGTGGCGGGCAGTACCGACGACGTGCTCCCCGTCGACCAGGTCCCACACGACTGGATGCTCCCCCGGTCGGCCGCCGTCATCCACGCCGGCGGAGCGGGCACCACCGGTGCAGCTGCCGTCGCCGGGCTTCCCCAGGTCGTCTGCCCTTTCCACCTGGAACAGCGCTACTGGGCACAGCGGATGCACGCGCTCGGCGCCGCGCCCGAGCCGTCACCGACGCGGGACCTCGACGCCGACAGGTTGGCCGACACCCTCCGGAAGGCCGCGAACGACCACGTTTGGACACGAGGGGCGGAGGAACTGGCGCAACGGGTGAGATCCGAGCACGGTCTCACCCGGGCCGTCACACTTCTGCAGTCCCACGCCCCCGACGCTTGACGCCGGTCCGTGGCGCCGACGCGACGGAGGGACTCACTCCATGAGGTCGGCTGCTTCGACCTCCTCGCGGGAGATGCCCAACAGGAAGATGACCGTGTCCAGGTAGGGAACATTGAC is a window encoding:
- a CDS encoding ArsR/SmtB family transcription factor, whose protein sequence is MRPIGEGWTELAETWLPEPDLDTLDVRVILQALVDPVRLRIVRELDVHGESTCTALDVPVKVSTVSHHMGILRESGLVSTRLVGTAKPSRLRRADLERRFPGLLDAVLNAPPPSEPASAEGSADQSAPA
- a CDS encoding carboxymuconolactone decarboxylase family protein, producing MDARLNPFGNPVMSTFLRHAASAGGAISESTLPAATQELVKLRASQINGCGFCTDMHTKEAAHAGETATRLNLVAAWREATVFTDAERAALELAEQGTRIADAAGGVTNEAWTNATKFYDENQIAALVSLIALINAFNRVNVIVRQPGGDYQPGQFG
- a CDS encoding glycosyltransferase, which translates into the protein MRVLLLTHGTRGDVQPFVALAKGLLAAGHEPRLGAPAALGPFVERCGVRFMPLDDGPNRMLDDPERLEPLLDSKSGHSRVRQTVMMLRMMREVRPAMARVLTDMASAAEGGADLVVHQAGIPGHHIAEYLGVPAVPVGLQPVWVPTRAFPNPVLPVRVPAVCNRATYWLSTLASRSFAGVVDTWRRDTLGLPRRRYRHNPLRRPDGTPATLLQAFSRHVVPPPADYPEWVHTTGFWFLDSGEDWAPPRELTEFLAAGQPPVFVGFGSMPNTDPDRVGELIVRAVRRAGLRAVLASGGGGLRVAGSTDDVLPVDQVPHDWMLPRSAAVIHAGGAGTTGAAAVAGLPQVVCPFHLEQRYWAQRMHALGAAPEPSPTRDLDADRLADTLRKAANDHVWTRGAEELAQRVRSEHGLTRAVTLLQSHAPDA
- a CDS encoding MFS transporter; this encodes MSSEVTATAPSPGVRQRWGAQVGLLAAGTFIMGTDAFVIAGVLPGISASFDISTGQAGQLVTVFSLSYAALAPVLAALTGSWSRRRVLTTALVVFAVGNAVTALAPSYGLVLGSRVVAAGGAALYTANASATASMLAGEHQRGRALSIVMLGLTSSLILGAPLGTALGSVLDWRATMWFVTAMAVLVAPLILWRIPKLHSGGATALRRRFVPLSDRRVLAVLATTVVVFTGIYVPYTYISAVYQPATGDHGGRLAVLLLVFGTAGTAGNLMAGYLADRVGPMRVITVGTVALAAVLLGVPVLRETFATALVAVVLCGVFSFSVTTPQQHMIIALAPGERAVVTSLYQAALYFAVSLSGVVGAFGLGTNVVGARYLSVLAAVFVLAATVLTRVSVAKHTQPEAGNDGWNHGADMRSTET